A region of Paraburkholderia sp. BL23I1N1 DNA encodes the following proteins:
- a CDS encoding glutathione S-transferase family protein translates to MLQILGKATSINVRKVLWTCAELGLPFEREDWGSGFRATDVPEFVALNPNAMVPVIRDGEFVLWESNSIIRYLAGRYGGESLYPLYPSDPCERAKCDQWIDWQASELNRAWSYAFLALVRHSPAHQDRQQIDLSCANWARHIAIVDRQLATTGAFIAGPSFSLADIPIALSINRWLETPLQHADFPALTAYMACLATRPGYLDYCGTGTP, encoded by the coding sequence ATGCTTCAGATACTTGGCAAAGCCACCTCCATCAATGTGCGCAAAGTCCTGTGGACGTGCGCCGAACTCGGCCTGCCGTTTGAACGGGAGGACTGGGGCTCCGGATTCAGGGCGACCGACGTGCCCGAATTTGTCGCGCTGAATCCCAACGCCATGGTTCCGGTGATTCGGGATGGCGAGTTCGTGCTGTGGGAATCCAACTCGATCATCCGTTACCTGGCCGGCCGCTATGGCGGCGAGTCGCTCTATCCGCTCTATCCCAGCGATCCTTGCGAGCGCGCGAAATGCGATCAATGGATCGACTGGCAGGCGAGCGAACTGAACCGCGCCTGGAGCTACGCGTTTCTTGCGCTGGTCCGGCACTCACCGGCGCATCAGGACCGTCAGCAGATCGATCTGTCGTGCGCGAACTGGGCGAGGCATATTGCAATCGTCGACCGGCAATTGGCAACAACCGGTGCCTTCATTGCCGGTCCATCGTTCTCGCTTGCGGATATTCCGATCGCGCTGTCGATCAACCGCTGGCTCGAAACGCCGCTGCAGCATGCCGATTTTCCCGCGCTGACGGCTTATATGGCGTGCCTTGCCACGCGCCCGGGCTACCTGGACTACTGCGGTACCGGCACGCCGTGA
- a CDS encoding AraC family transcriptional regulator — translation MTDAPCSQRPSPAQCVATLHTIAAAVSLLERQGIGAAVLLAGSGISEGDLREPSGLVTHAQELIVFANALGACGDTRLGLDIGHAMHISSYGILGYAMLVSPSLGDALQCAEDFPVLLGSYFKVSLRRNGDEAAIVAADYHYRPDLTAINTDMCLASMWAIVCDVLSARRAPAALEVTFGAPAHADAYEERIGRHATFGAAENALIFPASWLDEPLPLAEPVSYLMSRQQCAQLEREWATAAGNDVTARSLRLLYADPCRYGSLRALAEALCVSERTLRRRLSGSGSAFQALLDRVRHDLALDYLMRTRLSMSDIAERLGYSETAGFRHAFRRWTGHCPSDYRCA, via the coding sequence ATGACCGATGCACCGTGTTCGCAACGCCCGTCGCCGGCCCAGTGCGTCGCGACCCTGCATACGATTGCCGCCGCCGTCTCCTTGCTGGAGCGGCAGGGGATTGGCGCTGCCGTGCTGCTGGCGGGAAGCGGCATCAGCGAGGGCGATTTGCGGGAGCCGTCCGGGCTCGTCACGCACGCGCAGGAGCTGATCGTGTTCGCCAACGCGCTCGGCGCGTGCGGCGATACGCGCCTCGGCCTCGACATCGGCCACGCCATGCATATTTCGAGCTACGGGATTCTCGGCTACGCCATGCTGGTGAGTCCCTCGCTCGGCGATGCGTTGCAGTGCGCCGAGGACTTTCCCGTCCTGCTCGGCAGCTACTTCAAGGTTTCGCTGCGCCGCAACGGAGATGAAGCGGCGATTGTCGCGGCCGATTACCACTACCGGCCGGATCTCACGGCGATCAATACGGACATGTGCCTCGCGTCGATGTGGGCGATCGTCTGCGACGTGCTGTCAGCCCGGCGCGCGCCTGCCGCGCTCGAGGTGACGTTCGGCGCGCCGGCTCACGCGGATGCCTACGAAGAGCGGATAGGCCGCCACGCCACCTTCGGCGCCGCCGAAAACGCGCTGATTTTTCCGGCCAGCTGGCTCGACGAACCGTTGCCGCTCGCCGAGCCAGTGAGCTATCTGATGTCGCGCCAGCAATGCGCGCAACTGGAGCGCGAATGGGCCACCGCGGCGGGCAACGACGTCACCGCACGCAGCCTGCGGCTGCTGTATGCCGACCCATGCCGCTATGGTTCGCTGCGCGCGCTCGCCGAGGCGCTGTGCGTGTCGGAGCGCACGCTCAGACGGCGTCTGTCGGGTAGCGGCTCCGCCTTTCAGGCGCTGCTCGACCGCGTGCGCCACGATCTCGCGCTTGACTACCTGATGCGCACGCGCCTGTCGATGTCGGATATCGCCGAGCGGCTCGGCTATAGCGAAACGGCCGGTTTCCGGCATGCGTTTCGCCGTTGGACCGGCCATTGTCCGAGTGACTACCGCTGCGCGTAG
- the aguB gene encoding N-carbamoylputrescine amidase: MRAVSVAAIQLAVPGWDREANLAEAERLVRDAAAQGAQVILLPELFELPYFCTEQDAKHFRHALPYEGHPAITRLSRVAAELNVVLPVSFFERAGNVFFNTVAMIDADGSVLGRYRKTHIPDGPGYSEKYYFTPGDTGFRVWKTRYGTLGVGICWDQWFPETARAMALLGAELLFYPTAIGSEPQDPSLDSSAHWQRVMQGHAGANLVPLVAANRTGREQGRDFPQRYYGSSFIADQYGEQVQKAGRGEPAILLHRFDLDALAETRHAWGVFRDRRPACYGILATSDGKHRTAEGASY, from the coding sequence ATGCGCGCAGTCAGCGTGGCGGCAATCCAGTTGGCCGTACCGGGATGGGATCGCGAGGCTAACCTCGCCGAGGCTGAGCGCCTGGTGCGCGACGCGGCGGCACAGGGCGCACAGGTGATCCTGTTGCCCGAGTTGTTCGAGCTGCCGTACTTCTGCACCGAGCAGGACGCGAAGCATTTTCGCCATGCGCTGCCATATGAGGGCCATCCTGCCATTACGCGCTTGAGCCGCGTTGCCGCCGAATTGAACGTGGTCCTGCCGGTCAGTTTCTTCGAACGGGCCGGCAACGTCTTCTTCAACACGGTGGCTATGATCGACGCCGACGGCAGCGTGCTCGGCCGCTACCGCAAAACCCATATTCCCGACGGCCCGGGCTACAGCGAGAAGTACTACTTCACGCCCGGCGACACGGGCTTCCGAGTCTGGAAGACGCGTTACGGCACGCTTGGTGTAGGTATCTGCTGGGACCAGTGGTTCCCGGAGACGGCCCGCGCAATGGCGCTCCTCGGCGCCGAACTGCTGTTCTATCCGACCGCGATCGGCAGCGAACCGCAAGACCCGTCGCTCGACAGCAGCGCACACTGGCAGCGCGTGATGCAGGGCCACGCAGGCGCGAATCTCGTGCCGCTCGTCGCCGCGAACCGCACCGGCCGCGAGCAGGGCCGTGACTTTCCGCAGCGCTATTACGGTTCGTCGTTCATCGCCGATCAGTATGGCGAGCAGGTGCAGAAAGCGGGGCGCGGCGAGCCTGCGATCCTGCTTCATCGGTTCGATCTGGATGCGCTCGCCGAGACTCGCCACGCTTGGGGCGTGTTTCGCGACCGGCGTCCGGCGTGCTATGGCATCCTCGCGACGAGCGATGGCAAACACCGTACCGCCGAGGGAGCATCGTATTAA
- a CDS encoding histone deacetylase family protein, giving the protein MLTVYSDRHRLHHGRAELIDGEMKPCFEMPSRADFILERVRETKLGDVIAPVAFGLDPVHRVHDKGFIAFLRGAWDEWSALGRKHDALPLIWPVRGMRQDRVPEDIDGKLGYYAMDAGVPITSGTWAAVSDAVDVALTGARHVREGARGAFSLCRPPGHHAAADYMGGYCYINNAAVAAQSFLDAGAKRVAILDVDYHHGNGTQSIFYHRSDVLFVSLHGDPRTEYPFFLGHADETGAGAGLGYNANFPLPLGTAWPDYTVALDAACSRVADYAPDALVVSLGVDTFEEDPISQFKLRSADYLRIGEAIGRMGKPTLFVMEGGYAVAAIGVNAVNVLTGFESV; this is encoded by the coding sequence ATGTTGACTGTATATAGCGATCGGCACCGGCTGCACCATGGCCGTGCCGAATTGATCGACGGCGAAATGAAGCCTTGCTTCGAGATGCCGAGCCGTGCCGATTTCATTCTGGAACGGGTGCGCGAAACGAAACTCGGCGACGTGATTGCGCCCGTAGCGTTCGGGCTCGATCCGGTGCACCGGGTTCACGACAAGGGCTTCATCGCGTTTCTTCGCGGCGCCTGGGACGAATGGAGCGCGCTCGGCCGGAAGCACGACGCATTGCCGCTCATCTGGCCCGTGCGCGGCATGCGCCAGGACCGCGTACCGGAAGATATCGACGGCAAGCTGGGCTACTACGCGATGGACGCGGGCGTGCCGATCACCTCGGGCACCTGGGCCGCCGTGAGCGACGCGGTGGACGTTGCGCTCACCGGCGCGCGCCACGTGAGGGAGGGCGCCCGCGGCGCGTTCTCGCTGTGCCGGCCGCCCGGGCACCACGCGGCGGCGGACTATATGGGCGGCTACTGCTATATCAACAATGCGGCAGTGGCGGCGCAGTCATTCCTCGATGCGGGTGCGAAACGCGTGGCGATTCTCGACGTCGACTATCACCACGGCAACGGTACGCAGAGTATTTTCTATCACCGTTCGGATGTATTGTTCGTGTCGCTGCATGGCGATCCGCGCACGGAGTATCCGTTCTTTCTCGGACACGCCGACGAAACCGGCGCGGGGGCGGGCCTCGGCTACAACGCGAACTTCCCGCTGCCACTGGGGACGGCGTGGCCGGACTATACGGTGGCGCTCGACGCGGCTTGCTCGCGTGTCGCCGACTACGCGCCGGATGCCTTGGTGGTGTCGCTCGGTGTCGATACTTTCGAAGAAGATCCGATCTCGCAGTTCAAGCTGCGCAGCGCGGACTATCTGCGCATCGGCGAGGCGATTGGACGCATGGGGAAACCGACTTTGTTCGTGATGGAAGGCGGCTACGCGGTTGCGGCGATCGGGGTCAACGCGGTGAATGTGTTGACGGGTTTTGAGTCGGTTTGA